A part of Oryctolagus cuniculus chromosome 4, mOryCun1.1, whole genome shotgun sequence genomic DNA contains:
- the ECE2 gene encoding endothelin-converting enzyme 2 isoform X6, translating into MNVALQELGGGGGGGNGNVGFRKATRQLLRSRTPLELSLAGVSLLLAALLVGCLVALGVQYHRDPSHSTCLTEACIRVAGKILESLDRRVSPCDDFYQFSCGGWIRRNPLPDGRSRWNTFNSLWDQNQAILKHLLENSTFNSSSEAERKTQRFYLSCLQVERIEELGAQPLRDLIDKIGGWNITGPWDQDNFMEVLKAVAGTYRATPFFTVYISADSKSSNSNVIQVDQSGLFLPSRDYYLNRTANEKVLTAYLDYMEELGLLLGGGPGSTREQMQQVLELEIQLANITVPQDQRRDEEKIYHKMSISELQALAPSMDWLEFLSFLLSPLELGDSEPVVVYGTDYLQQVSELINRTQPSVLNNYLIWNLVQKTTSSLDRRFESAQEKLLETLYGTKKSCLPRWQTCISNTDDALGFALGSLFVKATFDRQSKEIAEGMISEIRTAFEEALEQLVWMDEKTRQAAKEKADAIYDMIGFPDFILEPKELDDVYDGYEVSEDSFFQNMLNLYNFSAKVMADQLRKPPSRDQWSMTPQTVNAYYLPTKNEIVFPAGILQAPFYARNHPKALNFGGIGVVMGHELTHAFDDQGREYDKEGNLRPWWQNASLAAFRNHTACMEEQYNQYQVNGERLNGRQTLGENIADNGGLKAAYNAYKAWLRKHGEEQQLPAVGLNNHQLFFVGFAQVWCSVRTPESSHEGLVTDPHSPARFRVLGTLSNSRDFLRHFGCPVGSPMNPGQLCEVW; encoded by the exons ATGAATGTCGCGCTGCAGGagctgggcggcggcggcggcggcggcaacgGCAAC GTGGGATTCCGCAAGGCGACGCGACAGCTCCTGCGCTCGCGCACGCCGCTGGAGCTGTCGCTGGCCGGGGTCTCTCTACTGCTGGCGGCGCTGCTTGTGGGCTGCCTGGTGGCGCTGGGGGTCCAGTACCACAGAG ACCCATCCCACAGCACCTGTCTCACCGAGGCCTGCATCCGAGTGGCTGGGAAAATCCTGGAGTCCCTGGACCGCAGGGTGAGCCCCTGCGACGACTTTTACCAGTTCTCCTGCGGAGGCTGGATTCGGAGGAACCCCCTGCCTGATGGGCGTTCTCGCTGGAACACCTTCAACAGCctctgggaccagaaccaggccATACTGAAGCACCTGCTGG AAAACAGCACCTTCAACTCCAGCAGCGAAGCCGAGCGGAAGACACAGCGCTTCTACCTGTCCTGCCTGCAGGTTGAGCGCATcgaggagctgggagcccagccccTGCGAGACCTCATTGACAAG ATCGGTGGCTGGAACATCACGGGGCCCTGGGACCAGGATAACTTCATGGAGGTGCTGAAGGCAGTAGCGGGGACCTACAGGGCCACCCCATTCTTCACCGTCTACATCAGTGCCGACTCTAAGAGTTCCAACAGCAATGTCATCCAg GTGGACCAGTCCGGGCTCTTTCTGCCCTCTCGCGATTACTACTTAAACAGAACTGCCAACGAGAAA GTGCTCACTGCCTACCTGGACTAcatggaggagctggggctgctgctgggcgGAGGGCCAGGCTCCACGCGGGAGCAGATGCAGCAGGTGCTGGAGCTGGAGATCCAGCTGGCCAACATCACCGTGCCCCAGGACCAGCGCCGCGACGAGGAGAAGATCTATCACAAGATGAGCATCTCGGAGCTGCAG GCTCTGGCGCCCTCCATGGACTGGCTGGAGTTCCTGTCGTTCTTGCTGTCACCGTTGGAGCTGGGGGACTCGGAGCCTGTGGTGGTATATGGGACTGACTATTTGCAGCAGGTGTCAGAGCTCATCAACCGCACGCAGCCAAG TGTGCTGAACAACTACCTGATCTGGAACCTGGTGCAGAAGACAACCTCCAGCCTCGACCGACGCTTTGAGTCTGCCCAGGAGAAGTTGCTGGAGACCCTCTATGGCACCAAGAAG TCCTGCCTGCCGAGGTGGCAGACCTGCATCTCCAACACAGACGACGCCCTTGGCTTTGCTCTGGGCTCCCTCTTTGTGAAGGCCACGTTTGACCGGCAAAGCAAGGAAATT GCAGAAGGGATGATCAGCGAAATCCGGACTGCCTTTGAGGAGGCCCTGGAACAGCTGGTTTGGATGGATGAGAAGACCCGCCAGGCAGCCAAGGAGAAA GCAGATGCCATCTATGATATGATCGGCTTCCCAGACTTCATCCTGGAGCCCAAAGAGCTGGATGATGTTTACGATGGG TACGAAGTCTCTGAAGATTCCTTCTTCCAAAACATGTTGAATTTGTACAACTTTTCCGCTAAGGTGATGGCTGACCAGCTGCGCAAGCCTCCTAGTCGAGACCA GTGGAGCATGACGCCCCAGACGGTGAACGCCTACTACCTGCCAACCAAGAATGAAATTGTCTTCCCTGCTGGCATCCTGCAGGCCCCCTTCTATGCCCGCAACCATCCCAA GGCCCTGAACTTTGGTGGCATTGGTGTGGTCATGGGCCACGAATTGACACATGCCTTTGATGACCAAG GGCGCGAATATGACAAGGAAGGGAACCTGCGGCCCTGGTGGCAGAACGCGTCACTGGCGGCCTTTCGGAACCACACAGCCTGCATGGAGGAGCAGTACAACCAGTACCAGGTCAACGGCGAGAGGCTCAACGGCCGCCAGACACTGGGAGAGAACATCGCCGACAACGGGGGGCTGAAGGCCGCCTACAAT GCTTACAAAGCGTGGCTGAGAAAGCACGGCGAGGAGCAGCAGCTGCCGGCCGTGGGCCTCAACAACCACCAGCTCTTCTTTGTGGGATTCGCCCAG GTGTGGTGCTCGGTCCGCACACCAGAGAGCTCTCACGAGGGGCTGGTGACCgacccccacagccctgcccgctTCCGCGTGCTGGGCACCCTCTCCAACTCCCGTGACTTCCTGCGGCACTTCGGCTGCCCTGTGGGCTCCCCCATGAACCCAGGGCAGCTGTGTGAGGTGTGGTAG
- the ECE2 gene encoding endothelin-converting enzyme 2 isoform X4: protein MNVALQELGGGGGGGNGNMVEYKRATLRDEDAPETPVEGGASPDAVEVGKGVLPCSAGPSPGVTPGPLRSSGLFWRVVCPHPPPLHLGPLCAGTMVGFRKATRQLLRSRTPLELSLAGVSLLLAALLVGCLVALGVQYHRDPSHSTCLTEACIRVAGKILESLDRRVSPCDDFYQFSCGGWIRRNPLPDGRSRWNTFNSLWDQNQAILKHLLENSTFNSSSEAERKTQRFYLSCLQVERIEELGAQPLRDLIDKVDQSGLFLPSRDYYLNRTANEKVLTAYLDYMEELGLLLGGGPGSTREQMQQVLELEIQLANITVPQDQRRDEEKIYHKMSISELQALAPSMDWLEFLSFLLSPLELGDSEPVVVYGTDYLQQVSELINRTQPSVLNNYLIWNLVQKTTSSLDRRFESAQEKLLETLYGTKKSCLPRWQTCISNTDDALGFALGSLFVKATFDRQSKEIAEGMISEIRTAFEEALEQLVWMDEKTRQAAKEKADAIYDMIGFPDFILEPKELDDVYDGYEVSEDSFFQNMLNLYNFSAKVMADQLRKPPSRDQWSMTPQTVNAYYLPTKNEIVFPAGILQAPFYARNHPKALNFGGIGVVMGHELTHAFDDQGREYDKEGNLRPWWQNASLAAFRNHTACMEEQYNQYQVNGERLNGRQTLGENIADNGGLKAAYNAYKAWLRKHGEEQQLPAVGLNNHQLFFVGFAQVWCSVRTPESSHEGLVTDPHSPARFRVLGTLSNSRDFLRHFGCPVGSPMNPGQLCEVW from the exons ATGAATGTCGCGCTGCAGGagctgggcggcggcggcggcggcggcaacgGCAAC ATGGTGGAGTACAAGCGGGCCACGCTTCGGGATGAAGACGCACCCGAGACCCCCGTAGAGGGCGGGGCCTCCCCGGACGCCGTGGAGGTGGGCAAGGGGGTCCTCCCGTGCTCagcaggccccagccctggcgTGACGCCTGGCCCACTCAGGAGCTCTGGGCTGTTCTGGAGGGTCGtctgcccccacccacctccGCTCCATCTCGGGCCTCTCTGCGCTGGGACTATG GTGGGATTCCGCAAGGCGACGCGACAGCTCCTGCGCTCGCGCACGCCGCTGGAGCTGTCGCTGGCCGGGGTCTCTCTACTGCTGGCGGCGCTGCTTGTGGGCTGCCTGGTGGCGCTGGGGGTCCAGTACCACAGAG ACCCATCCCACAGCACCTGTCTCACCGAGGCCTGCATCCGAGTGGCTGGGAAAATCCTGGAGTCCCTGGACCGCAGGGTGAGCCCCTGCGACGACTTTTACCAGTTCTCCTGCGGAGGCTGGATTCGGAGGAACCCCCTGCCTGATGGGCGTTCTCGCTGGAACACCTTCAACAGCctctgggaccagaaccaggccATACTGAAGCACCTGCTGG AAAACAGCACCTTCAACTCCAGCAGCGAAGCCGAGCGGAAGACACAGCGCTTCTACCTGTCCTGCCTGCAGGTTGAGCGCATcgaggagctgggagcccagccccTGCGAGACCTCATTGACAAG GTGGACCAGTCCGGGCTCTTTCTGCCCTCTCGCGATTACTACTTAAACAGAACTGCCAACGAGAAA GTGCTCACTGCCTACCTGGACTAcatggaggagctggggctgctgctgggcgGAGGGCCAGGCTCCACGCGGGAGCAGATGCAGCAGGTGCTGGAGCTGGAGATCCAGCTGGCCAACATCACCGTGCCCCAGGACCAGCGCCGCGACGAGGAGAAGATCTATCACAAGATGAGCATCTCGGAGCTGCAG GCTCTGGCGCCCTCCATGGACTGGCTGGAGTTCCTGTCGTTCTTGCTGTCACCGTTGGAGCTGGGGGACTCGGAGCCTGTGGTGGTATATGGGACTGACTATTTGCAGCAGGTGTCAGAGCTCATCAACCGCACGCAGCCAAG TGTGCTGAACAACTACCTGATCTGGAACCTGGTGCAGAAGACAACCTCCAGCCTCGACCGACGCTTTGAGTCTGCCCAGGAGAAGTTGCTGGAGACCCTCTATGGCACCAAGAAG TCCTGCCTGCCGAGGTGGCAGACCTGCATCTCCAACACAGACGACGCCCTTGGCTTTGCTCTGGGCTCCCTCTTTGTGAAGGCCACGTTTGACCGGCAAAGCAAGGAAATT GCAGAAGGGATGATCAGCGAAATCCGGACTGCCTTTGAGGAGGCCCTGGAACAGCTGGTTTGGATGGATGAGAAGACCCGCCAGGCAGCCAAGGAGAAA GCAGATGCCATCTATGATATGATCGGCTTCCCAGACTTCATCCTGGAGCCCAAAGAGCTGGATGATGTTTACGATGGG TACGAAGTCTCTGAAGATTCCTTCTTCCAAAACATGTTGAATTTGTACAACTTTTCCGCTAAGGTGATGGCTGACCAGCTGCGCAAGCCTCCTAGTCGAGACCA GTGGAGCATGACGCCCCAGACGGTGAACGCCTACTACCTGCCAACCAAGAATGAAATTGTCTTCCCTGCTGGCATCCTGCAGGCCCCCTTCTATGCCCGCAACCATCCCAA GGCCCTGAACTTTGGTGGCATTGGTGTGGTCATGGGCCACGAATTGACACATGCCTTTGATGACCAAG GGCGCGAATATGACAAGGAAGGGAACCTGCGGCCCTGGTGGCAGAACGCGTCACTGGCGGCCTTTCGGAACCACACAGCCTGCATGGAGGAGCAGTACAACCAGTACCAGGTCAACGGCGAGAGGCTCAACGGCCGCCAGACACTGGGAGAGAACATCGCCGACAACGGGGGGCTGAAGGCCGCCTACAAT GCTTACAAAGCGTGGCTGAGAAAGCACGGCGAGGAGCAGCAGCTGCCGGCCGTGGGCCTCAACAACCACCAGCTCTTCTTTGTGGGATTCGCCCAG GTGTGGTGCTCGGTCCGCACACCAGAGAGCTCTCACGAGGGGCTGGTGACCgacccccacagccctgcccgctTCCGCGTGCTGGGCACCCTCTCCAACTCCCGTGACTTCCTGCGGCACTTCGGCTGCCCTGTGGGCTCCCCCATGAACCCAGGGCAGCTGTGTGAGGTGTGGTAG